The DNA segment TAAACAACATCTTTTGTCATAATATCTTTGACTTTCATCTCGTGTTATCCCCTTCATTAAAATTTTTTTTAGGAAAAGTTGAATGTTTTATTCGTATTTTAAACCATCTGCGCAATCCTCACACAGAGACCGGCCATCAAATATTTTAAGATGGGTTGATAGCATACCGCAGTCCTCGCATTTACCTGAAAAAACCTGTTTTTTGCGGTAAACATCGTCTCCGCCTACTATGCTACTCCATTCACGTGAAAGCTCTAAAAGCATGGGTGACAAACGTATTACGTCTTTTTGTGTTATTATGCCAACTAGTTTACCTTTTTCTACAACAGGTAGTCTGCGTATGTTGCATTTGCTCATCGTCTTCATAGCTTCTTCTATGTCAACGTAGGGGTCGATGACTATTATAGGGGTTGTCATTATGTCTTTAACAAGAACTTTACCTGGGTCCAGGCCTTCTGCTACAACCTTTTTTATTATGTCGCTCTCAGTAACAATACCTATAGGTTTTTTGTCTGCAACTATACAGTTTCCTATCTTTTTGTTTTTCATTATTTTTGCAGCCTCTTTTACAGATATCTCTGGTTTTACTGTTATCGGGTTTGTTTTCATCGCTTCTTTAACTAGGACGTCTCTTTTTTTCATAATATAAACCCCCTATGTTTTTTTTGCTTG comes from the Candidatus Thermoplasmatota archaeon genome and includes:
- a CDS encoding CBS domain-containing protein, translated to MKKRDVLVKEAMKTNPITVKPEISVKEAAKIMKNKKIGNCIVADKKPIGIVTESDIIKKVVAEGLDPGKVLVKDIMTTPIIVIDPYVDIEEAMKTMSKCNIRRLPVVEKGKLVGIITQKDVIRLSPMLLELSREWSSIVGGDDVYRKKQVFSGKCEDCGMLSTHLKIFDGRSLCEDCADGLKYE